The Acidobacteriota bacterium region CGTGACGACAACCACGCTCAACGACGCCCGATTGTTTGGAACCACGGTGGCAACGCCGCAGAATCAACTCGCGGCGGCGGTGACGGTGTCGGCACCGCTCTATGCTCCGGTGCAGTGGGCCCTGCGTGTGCAGTTGATGGACAACAAACAGGTCACCGAACTGGGGGCGGCAGACGTTCGCCGGCAGGTCGCGGTGGCGACTGCCCAGGCCTACTTGACGGTTCTCGCGTTGGAGCGCGTGCTCGACGCCAACCAACGGGCGAGGGACACCGCCCAGGCGCACTACGAGTTTGCCCGCCAGCGGCGCGAAAGTGGCGCGGGCAGCCGGCTCAACGAATTGCGCGCACAGCAGTCGGTATCAGCCGATGACGTGCTGGTCGAATCGGCACGCGCGGGTCTGTACCGAGCCCAGGAAGCCCTCGGTGTGCTCGTGGCAGACAGCGGCCCCGTGACCGCGGCCGACGAACCGCTGCTCGACGTGCCGCCGTCGCTCGGGGCTGCGATCGCCGCGATGCCGGCCGAGCGCACGGACCTGCGCCTGGCGGCGGGCCGCGAGAAGGCCGCCTCGCGTGTGGTCAGCGACAGCTGGAAGGATTGGCTGCCATCGGTGTCGGGCCTGTTCCAGCCGCAGTTTGTCACCCCGAGCACGTCGTCTCAGCCTGCCTGGAGTTGGCGCCTTCAATTCGCGGCAAGCCTGCCCGTCTTCGATGCGGGGTCGCGCCGGGAGAAGCGAGCCGAGCGCACCGTGCTCCTGAAAGAGACCCGGATTGCGTTCGAGGGACTGGTCCGTCAGGCCAGGTCGGACGAGCGCACCGCGGAAAACGCGGTCGCTCGAGCGGAGCGGGCGTGGGCCGCCGCAAAGCTCGCCGCCGAGCAGGCTCGCGAGGTGGTGGACATCGTCAACGTCTCGTTCAAGGTCGGGGCATCGACCAACATCGAAGTGATTGACGCACAGCGCGCCGCGCGAGATGCGGACACCGGCGCCGCCGTCGCGGAAGACCAACTGCGGCAGGCCCGGCTGGCCCTTCTGGTGGCGCTCGGACGCTTCCCGCAGTGAGAAGCTCGCCCCGATCCGCCAGACCATGCCTTTGGTTGAGGGGGCCTGGTCCCTTTTCTCACGTCAGTCTCACTTCCGGATGTAGAGGGCCATGCGCGGGAAGGCAAATGTCCCCGCGACGTCATCGACGATGTTCACCTGGCATGTGTAGAGGCCGGGCTGCAGTTCCGACGCAGGGATGTCGAGCTGGAACGCGGCGGCCTTCCGGTCGGGAGAGGTCAGCGCCGGCACCTCGATGAGCGGCGTCTCGTACGCCTTGCGCCCGCCGCGAAAAAAGACCACGCTCGACAGGACCTTGATGGGACGCTCACCCGGCCTCGTGGAGGCCGTGGTGCCGGCGGCCGGCGCTCCGGGCTGTCCGCTGGCCGCGGAATCCGGCACCTGCCCCGGGTCGTACATCTCGTAGTAGAAATAGAGGTGCTGGTCGTTCGGTATGACCCGCGCCACGTTGGCGACCAGTTGCTGGCCGTTGCGGAGCAGCGGGTTCCGATCGTCCTTCTTCGATACCGCCGCCAGGCTCGACCCGAGGACCACGGAACTGATCTTCACCGGGCTCTTGTCGAGGTCCGGAACCACCAGCGATGTCTCGAACGATCCCATCGTGCCGCCCTGGTTCTCGCGGATCACGACCTTCAACCGGTACGTGCCTGGCGGCAACTCGAAGCTGGTCGCGTACTGGACGGCCTTGCGCTGCGTGTTCTCAGCCGATGCCAGCGCCAGGTTGACGGTGTCGCGGATGCGGGCGACGGGGAACTGCCGCGAGTCGACCAGCACGCCCAGCACATCGAGCGTGGCCTTGGTCTTGTCGCCGGATTTGGTGAACGGCACGCGCGAGCCAGGAACGACGAGCCACACGGGCACGTAGTAGTGATTGCCCTTGAGCCGGAAGTAGCCCGACGCGGCATAGACCGGCAGGTCGGTGACCGACAAATCGGAGGCGAGCTGCTCCATCAGCAACTGCTCACGGTCGTCCTTGCTCGAATGCGTAAAGTCGCGCGCCGCATAGTATCCAACGCGGTACTCGAGCCTCAGGTCGGTCCTCTTCAACTGGATCCGCATGCGGCGGAACCGGCCGTCCCGCGCCAGGTTGGTGCTGCTGTAGCCGAGGACATAGTAGGCCGCCGTATCGGCTATCACGCGATCGAACACGCCGCCGAAGTCGTTGCGATCGAAGAAGGCGCGGCCGCCCGTATCCTGAGAGAGCGACGACAGCGCATCCTGCGACGCGCTCATCGAATCGAAGGCCCTGGCGACGCCTCGCCCGCTGAAAGCAGACACGCCCCGCGTGCTGGCCTGGCTGGCCGCTCCGCCTGGCACCACGGCCTGCAGCCCCCGCATGTCGGCCGAGTAGATCGACAGATTCGTGCGGACAGCCCGGTCAATCACGCCGCGCATCGCCACGCGGTTGTCCATGCCGGTCTGGTTCATGCCGCTGCTGAAGTAGAC contains the following coding sequences:
- a CDS encoding TolC family protein, with protein sequence MSRPLLALALAGALLIAPTLRAEGGQEAVPAPMSFKDAVARAVGRNPSAQAAAAEILRADALLGQVRAGALPQVSAGVTTTTLNDARLFGTTVATPQNQLAAAVTVSAPLYAPVQWALRVQLMDNKQVTELGAADVRRQVAVATAQAYLTVLALERVLDANQRARDTAQAHYEFARQRRESGAGSRLNELRAQQSVSADDVLVESARAGLYRAQEALGVLVADSGPVTAADEPLLDVPPSLGAAIAAMPAERTDLRLAAGREKAASRVVSDSWKDWLPSVSGLFQPQFVTPSTSSQPAWSWRLQFAASLPVFDAGSRREKRAERTVLLKETRIAFEGLVRQARSDERTAENAVARAERAWAAAKLAAEQAREVVDIVNVSFKVGASTNIEVIDAQRAARDADTGAAVAEDQLRQARLALLVALGRFPQ
- a CDS encoding VWA domain-containing protein — encoded protein: MRSRRPSLIRLFLLLAATAVCAATIVAAPGQPPPPQKPLAVFRAGVDLVTVNVVVRDKSGNVVKGLKREDFTVLEDGKPQTIDTFDFEEVDAADNPAPPSAIPTILGGVGKPLPAPLVGRPVVNMHDRRLVVLMFDLSSMQVEETQRALDAARDYVNTKVGQADTVAIVTYASSLDVAQDFTSDKNVLLNAIDRLNGIEGLGFEEMIAADPEATVDDTNGAFVADDTEFNMFNTDRRLQALRSMIDALSGVQQKKSLVYFSSGMNQTGMDNRVAMRGVIDRAVRTNLSIYSADMRGLQAVVPGGAASQASTRGVSAFSGRGVARAFDSMSASQDALSSLSQDTGGRAFFDRNDFGGVFDRVIADTAAYYVLGYSSTNLARDGRFRRMRIQLKRTDLRLEYRVGYYAARDFTHSSKDDREQLLMEQLASDLSVTDLPVYAASGYFRLKGNHYYVPVWLVVPGSRVPFTKSGDKTKATLDVLGVLVDSRQFPVARIRDTVNLALASAENTQRKAVQYATSFELPPGTYRLKVVIRENQGGTMGSFETSLVVPDLDKSPVKISSVVLGSSLAAVSKKDDRNPLLRNGQQLVANVARVIPNDQHLYFYYEMYDPGQVPDSAASGQPGAPAAGTTASTRPGERPIKVLSSVVFFRGGRKAYETPLIEVPALTSPDRKAAAFQLDIPASELQPGLYTCQVNIVDDVAGTFAFPRMALYIRK